The nucleotide window CAAAAACAAAGGGTAGATACCCTACCCAAGGCACTCCAAGCAGCGGAATGCCTTGGGGACGACCAAGTGAAAGCTTGGGAGGATAGGCCTCAACCGCCTACCAGAGCGGGATACAAAGGGGGCCAGCCTAGaaatggtggccctagcagaagtgaaGGAGATTGGAGTGCCACCAAATCTAAGGCTCCCTCCTCAGGCAGTAATAGTGTTGCGTCAAACAACACTGATCGGGGGAGAAAACCCCCTTCAGGATGTCGTCATTGCGGCAaaccacattggaataatgaatgtccacatacacagatgaatgcccatcaagcttttgatgatgAGACCGATGACGACACAGACGATGCAGACCAGATCGAACcagtaggtgccttcaatgcaattgttggctttATTTCTGAGGCCTTAGCGGGAACCACTGCTGGTATCCGCCAAAAGGACCCCCGTCAAagcaccaagaaagggaaaaagaaggcgaATGAGAGGACTCCTCGTAAacaagagaggaccttaatgttcatcgagatgaaggtaaatggcaagcccattggggcgatgatagac belongs to Nicotiana tabacum cultivar K326 chromosome 6, ASM71507v2, whole genome shotgun sequence and includes:
- the LOC107828618 gene encoding uncharacterized protein LOC107828618, producing MLNVHDMGDKDKLFTFLEGLKPYAHMELQKQRVDTLPKALQAAECLGDDQVKAWEDRPQPPTRAGYKGGQPRNGGPSRSEGDWSATKSKAPSSGSNSVASNNTDRGRKPPSGCRHCGKPHWNNECPHTQMNAHQAFDDETDDDTDDADQIEPVGAFNAIVGFISEALAGTTAGIRQKDPRQSTKKGKKKANERTPRKQERTLMFIEMKVNGKPIGAMIDTGANHNYLASTQAEHLGLVVGKGRGHVKAINSPPQLVGGIAKELSVKLGSYEGKFNLRVVIIDDFELIVGLEFLRQTKTMPVQYVDMLLMMGANGAKPCIIPCMPMKMAAENISALQLKKGGQKR